A region of the Sphingopyxis macrogoltabida genome:
ACGTTGCGGCCAATGCGCTGTAACGCCTGACGGCAATTCAACAGCTCTTCGCGCAACTCGCGATCGACAGGCGCGGCAATGCCGATGTGTCGCCGCACAAGAGCCATCGCCCAGGTCGCCGGGGTCATGCGGCGCTCCTTTGCGCGATGGCGGATCACGGCCAGTTCGGTTTCGGTGGGCCGAAGATAAAGGCGGTGCTCGCCAGCGGCCTCGCGGTCGGCAACAGGCGCGGCCTCGATGGCCGCCCCGGACTGCCTGAGCACCGCGTCAACCAGCTGACGCATGAAGGGGCCGCGCCCTCCCCTCGTCTGCGCGAGCGC
Encoded here:
- the mobC gene encoding plasmid mobilization relaxosome protein MobC, which encodes MEKTLGFKIEAAKLAKIDALAQTRGGRGPFMRQLVDAVLRQSGAAIEAAPVADREAAGEHRLYLRPTETELAVIRHRAKERRMTPATWAMALVRRHIGIAAPVDRELREELLNCRQALQRIGRNVNQIARAANKMALADNAAEIAGELHKVNDLRAAIGAAVEGIGAATKADLVYWEVPGERL